The genomic stretch CGGTTTTGCGCTAAAAAGTAAGCAACTGAAGCTCCAATCAAAATAGTAATAATTCCTAAAGTCCCGTTCACAATACTGTTACCTAGCCCCTGCCAAGTCGTAAGTGTTTCGGAACTGATGATCGCCGACATAAAACCATCCGGCTTAATAATCACGTTATTAATTAAAACCATGAATCCTGCTAACATAATAAAAGGTAAAATAGTAGCAAATGCATCACGCATAGACTTTAAATGAATTTGATTTCCAAGCTTCTGCGATAACCAACTTAATTTCTCGATGAACTTTTTCAATTTTTTATACCTCCTTTGATATTACAATAAGTGTAGCGCTTTCTTTTTGTTAAATAAATCTAGTCTTTTTCCGCATCTGTATTTTACATGCGGAAATAAAAAAAGGCCCGTTAACTTTTCTCTCTAAGAAAGTCTAACGAACCTTTTGGTTATATCGTTTGTAACACACGCATAAATTCTTCAAAACTTGTCACACGTTTTAGCTCTCCCATTGCTTTTGGACTTTCTACTAAATTGCTAATAAGCTCATACACCGTCGCAAGCTGCTGTTGTTGCTTGTTTTTTACCGCTAACATGAAAATCACTTGTGCCTGATCTTCCTCATTCCACTTTACCCCACCGCCAGTAAAAATACATACTCCAATAGCTGTTTCTTGGACGTTTGCTTCAATTGGGTGTGGTGCCGCAAGTCCATTACCTAAATAAGTCGGCACAATTTCTTCGCGCTCAAAAAGTGATGGTAAATAGTCCTCGCCAACAATATTATTTTCCAGCAAAAGACTCGCTAAATCTACCAGAACTTGCTCTTTGTCCTTTTTATCACTAATTAAGAATAACGATTCCTTAAAAACCTTGTCCACTTCAAATTGGTTCTTCGTCTCATCTTGCTTCATTAACGCAGTGATATTACGAATATCCGCCTTTGTCAAAAATGGCGATACTTGAATAAATGGATGTAACTTCATTCGCAGTGGTACTGTAGAGATAACAAAGTCACATGCCGTTCCACTCTGCTCATATTCTTTAAATGAGTACACGCCGACTATTTCAAGCGTATTCTCAAACTCTTTTCGTACTTTAGATTCCAAAAGTTGCGACGTCCCTAAACCAGAAGCACAAACAATCAATACTTTTTGCTTCTCAGACCCTATTTCCTTATCTAAGCCATACAAAAAGTGAATAGCCAAATATCCTACTTCCGCTTCGTCTACATTTGTTTTTAACTCCTGCTCAAGGACTTCTTTAGCAACCAACCCTAATTCAAAAGCTAGTGGATAATTAGCTTTTAGATTTTTTAAATACGGGTTTTGTATATTCATATTAAATTTAATTCTGTTAATAGCTGGCTTTAAATGCAAAGCGATATTGGAAATCATTTTCTGGTCTTGCTTAAAATCATAACCGTACAGCTCTTTAATCTTTTCTAACATCTTATCCACGATGATATATTCTCGGTAATTATTAAAGTCACTTTTTCTGTTTTTCGAACTAAGGTGTAGCAGCAGATAGGCAGTCTCACTTTCCGGGAAACGAATTCCTTCTGAAAGATCTATTTCTTTTATAATACCTTGAGCCGCCCTTAATTCCGGCATACTAAATTCAATATCCTCCAAATCTGTTGCAGGTACATAACAATTATCTTTTACACGACATACAGCAATTGCGATATGAATAATCAAATTTTTAACTGAAATGTCCGTCATGTGAATATTATATTTCGCTATATTAGAAACGACAATCTGCTCCATCATTTCCAAATTAACTTCTCCAAAAAAATTTATTTCTGTTTCTGTAATAAGCGGGCTTGTAGATTCCACTAACAAATATCTTGAAAAGCAAAATCGGATAGCAAGTTCTGCACCAGTAATTCTAATGCCATAGCCAGCCCGTTTTTCCACTTTCAACTCATTTTCTTTGAGTTTTCGTTTCACTTCTAAAATATCCAAGTTTATCGTAGACTTACTAACAAAAAGCTCTTCTGACAACGTCTCCAGCTTTACATAGTCATTTTTGAGTAATAAATATCGAATAATATAATCTGCTCTATCCTCTGCAAACATCGGTACAATATTCATATTAGCTCTTCCTATCGAATCGTCCAAAAGAGCTTCACGCAGCGCTTTTTCATCACCAATGACCAGACGATATCCTACACCAGGAAGTGATTCGATTCTGTTTCCGCCTATCATCAGTATTTGATTAATTACTTTAATATCATTTCTAATTGTCCGAGGGTTAACAGCTAATGCCTCCCCTAATTCTCCACCGCTAATAAACTCCATCTTCAAATAAAGCATATGAACTATTTGTTTCCATCTAGGTAATGATAATTTTGAAGCACTCACGCAGCTCCACTCCTCACGACAATTAATTTAAGCTATTTCATCTTGATTATAAGCCTATCACCTGATAACGACAAGTCTTCCAGAAATAGTAGCAAGTATTTCGATAAAAAGCAATATCGTTAAAAATGCCTTTACTCCAATCTTCTAGTCCAAAAAGTTTCACGTGAAACATAAAAAAGCGAAAACCCTAAAAAGGATTTTCGCTTTGATTTATTTTAAATCTGCTACATGTGCTTCGAGATTAACACCAGTTCCCGCAGCCACTCGACTAGCGAATTCCGGATCTACTTGATAGAAATTACGTAAGTTGCGGATTTTAATATCATCACGTACTTGTGACCAATCATCGACAATGTTTTTCACGAGTGCAGCACGTTCTGCATCTGAATAACGATCCCATACTTCTTTTGCATGGCCAAAGTTATTTGGTTTTTCTGCAATCAGGCGCCCAGAAATATCACCACGGATTTCTTGCTCTGGCTCGATAAACGCTGGATTTTCTTTTGGTTCTGTATCGTAACTATTTGGCTCATAATTAATCGAACTTGTTTGTTGTTTAAACGGCATATGACCGTCACGTTGGTTGTTCGCGACAGGCGCTTTCGGACTGTTAATTGGGAGTTGTAAGTAGTTTGGCCCTACACGATGTCTTTGCGTATCTGAGTAAGAGAATAAACGACCTTGCAATAAACGGTCTTCAGAAGGAAGCATTCCACGTACAAGTACCCCAGGATTAAAACCAACCGATTCTGTCTCCGCAAAAATATTATCTGGGTTGCGGTCAAGCGTCATTGTTCCTACGTGTTCATAAGGAAATACATCTTCAAACCAATCTTTTGTTGCATCTAATGGATTAAAATCAAAGTTATCCAAGTCTTTCGGATCCAACACTTGCACATATAAATCCCACTCTGGATAGTCTCCATTTTCAATTGCTTCATACAAATCACGACTTGCATGGTTAAATTCTTTTGCTTGAATTTGAGAAGCTTGCTCCGTCGAAAGGTTCACTATTCCCGCTTTTGGAATCCAGCGCAGTTTTACATAAACTGTTTTGCCTTCTTCGTTAATCCATTTGAACGCATGAACACTAGAGCCACGTATTTCGCGGTAAGAAGCCGGCGTTCCTTCATCACTGAATAAGTACATAATCATCGTCGTAGCTTCCGGTGTAAGGCTAAAGAAATCCCAGTAACGGTTGCCATCTTGAATATTTGTGCGTGGATCAGGCTTCAAGGAATGAATAACATCCGGAAACTTAATCGCATCACGAATGAAGAATACCGGCAAATTATTTCCGACAAAATCATAATTCCCTTCTTCTGTATAAAACTTAACGGAGAAACCGCGTGGATCACGTAATGTTTCTGGAGAATGTTGCCCATGAATTACTGTTGAAAAACGAGCAAAAACCTCCGTTTCCGTTCCTTCTTCTTGCAAAAATTTAGCCATTGTATATTTTTTCATGCTTTTCTTAGTGACAAATTTCCCGTGAGCACCAGCACCACGAGCATGTACAACCCGTTCTGGTACTCGCTCTCTATCAAAATGTGCCAATTTCTCAATAAGCACATAATCTTCTATCAAAGTTGGTCCTTTACGTCCCGCTGTCATCGAATTTTGGTTATCACCAACTGGCACACCTTGATTCGTCGTTAAATTTTTTCTATCTGTCATATGTATATACCTCCATAACAATTCTATATCATTTTTTATTTGTAATAATTATTAAATGATACTATTTATATTTTAAAGAAGGAAGAGACAAACTTCAACTAAAAGGCTTAAAAAAGAACAGACGACCTAATTCATCGTCTGTTCCCTATTATTGTTCAGCTTTAACTAAAATTTTCTTCACTTTTCGTTCGAACTCGCGGCGGGGGATCATCACACTATGACCACAACCTTCGCACTTAATCCGAATATCCATCCCCATGCGTATAATCTTAAATCGATTGGTACCACAAGGATGAGGCTTTTTCATTTCCACAATATCATTTAAATCGAAATGCTTTTTTTCCATAAACATCACAACCTATTCATCATCAAACTGAATATCTAAAATCTCTAAAATGCGATCTAAATCATCATCAGATAAAAATTCAATTTCAATTTTACCTTTTTTATCGCGACGTTTAATCGAGACAGCCGTACCAAATTTATCACGTAATTGGCTTTCGCTTTCACGGATAAAGATAGGAACTCTAGCCGGCTTAATTGTTTCACGTGAAACATTTTCATTTAGATTATTAACCACATCTTCTAATTGTCGTACTGTCAGCCCTTGCGCCACAGCTTTTTTAGCCGTTGGGATAATATTTTTCTTAAGTTTCAAACCTAGTAACACTCGGCCATGTCCAGCTGACAATGAGCCATCACGTAACATTACTTGAACTTCTTCAGGTAATGTCAAAAGACGAACAAAGTTAGCGATATATGGTCTACTTTTCCCAACGCGTTCTGCTAATTTTGCTTGCGTTAAGCCCAATTTTTTCATAAGGAACTGATATGATTCCGCTTCTTCAAGTGGAGATAAATCTTCGCGTTGTAAGTTTTCAATGACAGAAAGCTCCATCATTTCTTCTTCCGTTAAATCACGTACAACTGCTGGGATTTCTTTTAATTTAGCTTCTTTTGCTGCACGAAATCTACGTTCACCAACAACAATTTCATATCCTTTATCTGTATTTCTTAATATTATTGGCTGCAAAACACCGTGAATTTTAATGGAGTCACGTAATTCATTGATTGCTTTCGTATCAAAGATTTTACGTGGTTGATATGGATTTGGCTTAATATCTTTTATAGCGATATTTTGTACGGTTTCTTCATTCGTATCTACATTATTAAATAGTGCATTGATTCCTTTACCTAGACCTTTAGCCATGTGCAACCACTTCCTTTGCTAATTCTAAATAAACTTCAGCACCTTTTGATTTTGCATCATATAACAAAATCGGTTTTCCATGACTAGGTGCTTCACTTAGACGTACATTCCGTGGAATAATTGTATTAAATACTTTGTTTTGGAAGTATTTTTTCACTTCTTCTATTACTTGAATACCTAGATTTGTTCTAGCATCAAGCATTGTTAGTAAAACACCTTCAATTTGTAAATCCTCATTGAGATGCTTTTGGACGATTCTTATTGTATTTAGTAACTGGCTTAAACCTTCTAGCGCGTAATACTCACATTGAACAGGAATTAAAACAGAATCTGCTGCTGTTAATGCGTTTAAAGTCAAAAGCCCAAGTGATGGCGGACAATCAATAATCACATAGTCATAATCATCACGGATTGAGTCGATTGCTTTTTTCAATCTAATTTCACGAGAGATAGCTGGAACTAGCTCTACTTCTGCACCTGCGAGTTGAATTGTAGCTGGAATAACATTCAAATTATCCAAGTCTGTTTTTTGCAACACATCTTGAATGGCTACATCGTCAACTAGTACATCATAAATACAATGTTCAATTTCACCTTTGTTAACACCAACGCCACTTGATGCATTACCTTGTGGGTCAATATCAACTAGTAACACTTTCTTACCTAAAAAAGCCAGGCTCGAGCTTAAATTCACAGATGATGTCGTCTTACCAACCCCACCTTTTTGGTTTGCTAGTGCAATCACTTTGCTCAATCTTTTTCACCAACCCTTATTTTGTACCGAGATTTCCGGTTCTTTTATCTTCTATTCTACCAAAAGATTTTCATTTAGTCTTACAAAAAGTAAAAATAAATTGAAATTCGTATTTTGAAAGCTTAAAAATGGTGAAAATAACGTTTTGAAAACCTAGAAATGTTTCACGTGAAACATTTTAAAATAAAAAAAGCAACCAACCTAAGCTGATTACTTTTCTATCTTCAATCTACAGAGAATGTTGTCTTAACACCTAGAACCGTGCAGACTTTTTGATACATTCTAAGAGTCAAATCTGGATCCCCTGCTTCTAAACGCCCAATAATAACAGGAGATAAATCTGATTTAAGCGCTAAATCTAGTTGAGACCATTTCTTCTCCATTCGTTTAGAGAAAATATATTTACCAAGGCTTGCTGAAAAACTATCTAAGTAATGAGCAATGCCTTCATTTGCTAAAGCTTTATTTTTTAGTGTTTCGAATTGATAGTCTGC from Listeria monocytogenes ATCC 19117 encodes the following:
- a CDS encoding ParB/RepB/Spo0J family partition protein; translated protein: MAKGLGKGINALFNNVDTNEETVQNIAIKDIKPNPYQPRKIFDTKAINELRDSIKIHGVLQPIILRNTDKGYEIVVGERRFRAAKEAKLKEIPAVVRDLTEEEMMELSVIENLQREDLSPLEEAESYQFLMKKLGLTQAKLAERVGKSRPYIANFVRLLTLPEEVQVMLRDGSLSAGHGRVLLGLKLKKNIIPTAKKAVAQGLTVRQLEDVVNNLNENVSRETIKPARVPIFIRESESQLRDKFGTAVSIKRRDKKGKIEIEFLSDDDLDRILEILDIQFDDE
- a CDS encoding ParA family protein, producing MSKVIALANQKGGVGKTTSSVNLSSSLAFLGKKVLLVDIDPQGNASSGVGVNKGEIEHCIYDVLVDDVAIQDVLQKTDLDNLNVIPATIQLAGAEVELVPAISREIRLKKAIDSIRDDYDYVIIDCPPSLGLLTLNALTAADSVLIPVQCEYYALEGLSQLLNTIRIVQKHLNEDLQIEGVLLTMLDARTNLGIQVIEEVKKYFQNKVFNTIIPRNVRLSEAPSHGKPILLYDAKSKGAEVYLELAKEVVAHG
- a CDS encoding BglG family transcription antiterminator; the encoded protein is MSASKLSLPRWKQIVHMLYLKMEFISGGELGEALAVNPRTIRNDIKVINQILMIGGNRIESLPGVGYRLVIGDEKALREALLDDSIGRANMNIVPMFAEDRADYIIRYLLLKNDYVKLETLSEELFVSKSTINLDILEVKRKLKENELKVEKRAGYGIRITGAELAIRFCFSRYLLVESTSPLITETEINFFGEVNLEMMEQIVVSNIAKYNIHMTDISVKNLIIHIAIAVCRVKDNCYVPATDLEDIEFSMPELRAAQGIIKEIDLSEGIRFPESETAYLLLHLSSKNRKSDFNNYREYIIVDKMLEKIKELYGYDFKQDQKMISNIALHLKPAINRIKFNMNIQNPYLKNLKANYPLAFELGLVAKEVLEQELKTNVDEAEVGYLAIHFLYGLDKEIGSEKQKVLIVCASGLGTSQLLESKVRKEFENTLEIVGVYSFKEYEQSGTACDFVISTVPLRMKLHPFIQVSPFLTKADIRNITALMKQDETKNQFEVDKVFKESLFLISDKKDKEQVLVDLASLLLENNIVGEDYLPSLFEREEIVPTYLGNGLAAPHPIEANVQETAIGVCIFTGGGVKWNEEDQAQVIFMLAVKNKQQQQLATVYELISNLVESPKAMGELKRVTSFEEFMRVLQTI
- a CDS encoding DUF951 domain-containing protein yields the protein MFMEKKHFDLNDIVEMKKPHPCGTNRFKIIRMGMDIRIKCEGCGHSVMIPRREFERKVKKILVKAEQ
- a CDS encoding catalase, producing the protein MTDRKNLTTNQGVPVGDNQNSMTAGRKGPTLIEDYVLIEKLAHFDRERVPERVVHARGAGAHGKFVTKKSMKKYTMAKFLQEEGTETEVFARFSTVIHGQHSPETLRDPRGFSVKFYTEEGNYDFVGNNLPVFFIRDAIKFPDVIHSLKPDPRTNIQDGNRYWDFFSLTPEATTMIMYLFSDEGTPASYREIRGSSVHAFKWINEEGKTVYVKLRWIPKAGIVNLSTEQASQIQAKEFNHASRDLYEAIENGDYPEWDLYVQVLDPKDLDNFDFNPLDATKDWFEDVFPYEHVGTMTLDRNPDNIFAETESVGFNPGVLVRGMLPSEDRLLQGRLFSYSDTQRHRVGPNYLQLPINSPKAPVANNQRDGHMPFKQQTSSINYEPNSYDTEPKENPAFIEPEQEIRGDISGRLIAEKPNNFGHAKEVWDRYSDAERAALVKNIVDDWSQVRDDIKIRNLRNFYQVDPEFASRVAAGTGVNLEAHVADLK